aaagaaaaagaaaaaacgtgACAGCTATTATGTGGCTATGCTGACATGCATTCCATCATGATACATTACCTTCCATGTGGGTGTGTTGTGACGAAAGTAAAAGAACTTTTGAATGAACCAACTGTAGATCTCATTCAGAGCCCTTTGCTTATCTGGTGCCTCCAGTATTgactatgaaaaaataaaacataaataaacatatgtaTATTGCTATATTAATgacaaatatacatacagtggaacctcgaattgtgagtaacgcggtttgcgagtgttccgcaagacgagcaaagatttttaatcaattttgacttgaaaaacgaacaagtcttgttttacgagtaccaagtatcatgtattacgcatgcgcttcttgttttgatacCGATCGTCTGAGCCaatgatttttctctctcttgtgctgcggaattgtgggtaatcatctcctcAGCTGGGTCTTAGAGcgcatctctcactggtataataaacatccgtgcacgcatgtactgtttactataacagaagaagaaagtctcattagagagctTAAAGATccgttttctttctcttcctggCTCAGCATGCCATTATGTGTGTgctgcgcgtaatttgacaccgtgcccccTTCATACAAACCCCacctctcgcctttacacatacacaaacaccctACCTCCTCGCACCttcacacccccccccccctcctcgcgccttcacacacacacactctgctctacacaaaaacacttctCTGttgtgatttgtgtgtgtgtgtgtgtgtaaaactcaaataagagagaagTAAGTGTTACTGTTTAGGATGAGAAGAGAGGAGGGGCTGATTCCTTCTCTTCTCTTACTTtagtttcacacacaaacacacacactcacacacacagcgcctacatgcataaatggaaacatttatctgtctggatttatttttacttttcttaagGGTAAGGtgcaggtttgtttgttttttattgttattatttgtatgtatttattctttgtgCTGTGGAATGAATTATTTGAGTTTGCATTATTTCATATTGGAAAAACccactttgatatacgagtgttgaaatatgagcccgcttccaaGGCTCGTAAaacaaggttccactgtatttgtatactgtaatgtgataaatatgcatattcacatataataaaaagaatagaaTTAAAAGTATTGTTTGAAAGAACTGATTACTTACACATCTGATGAGAAAAGCGTAAGTATATGGAGGTCTGATATTGACAAATTTGTAGCATTCCATACTGTTCACAAAATCTATAATGTGGAAGAAGAAATGTTTTTGCATAACAAAGTTCcatcaatttaaataaatttttaaaacaagcagCACAAAAATGATCTGCAATAACATGCAAGCACATGTGTATTATCAAATCTGACAGCCCTGGGAAAGTCAGCATGTGGATGGGCTTTACCTGTCAGTAGGTGGGGGGTGGCCGTGTGCCAGTATTTGTGGCGCCCTGTGGCATCAGTGGCCCACTCTACACTTCCATCTGGCTCCTCAGATGGAGGCGCAGGCAGTGCCAGCGGACTCCACCAGCCTAGAGCTGCTCTCTGACAGAGTGGCATACAACATACACCCGCACATTTCATAAGGAAGAAACATAATGCAACTGTGCACCTACACCATCTAAATGGTAAAAaggcaataaaataatattctaTTCCTAATAAAATTTGACAGTAAACATTTCCTGTACTAAATTATGACAAATAATTAATTGTGATATTTAATGCTAGTTAGATTATGTGTATCATGTTTTATCAGGAATAGCTTTCAAATGGGACTGAGTGTTGAAGTGATTTACATCTTACCGTGTGTTCAGTCAGTCTTAGATGGAGCTGCATAGCATTGAGTGTCTGTCTTTCCTCAACAAGCTTAAACACAATATTCAGTAAACAGTTACAGTTGATATGTCAGCATTACAATATGCTGCAAATAatatgtttgcaaaaaaaaaagtagtagcCATCATAAAattgttataaatttttttttaagagtttgACAGCAAACAGCATAAACACAATTTCCCGGATTTTAGTTAGTCTAGTTAATTATAAGCCCTTTATGTTTGCATGATATACTTATATCGTGCAAACCCAAAGAGCTTATACGATAtacttatattaattaaatgaataagcAGTTTAAAGTTGACTCAGCTTTAGCTACATCTCTTCAATATGTATCTCGTTTCTATGCCAGTGAGATAGATCTGAAGTGGTTTTGGCTGAGGCATAAGTAGTTGGGCCAATTTGACTTTACAACACAACGGTACAGCTTGTTCAGCAAAGTGAGTCACCAGCAGaaggtaaaaagtaaaaagtgttCTGCTATTGTGACCAGAAATGTTTTTTCACAAGTGAAAAATCATCAGCTTGAGAGCAAAATTTAGTCACATTATGTCTGTTAGAACATAGCGTTAACAATCCTTATGCACAAATACAATTACTGTTCTTACTGCTAATTTCTCACATTTCTCACTGTAACCAGAAtatcttatttgtttaaatgctaCCACATATTCAGCTACCTGACTTTCCATCTGCCGCACCCTTTCTTCCTGCACTCTCCACTGTGCAATTGTTTTTTCTCCCCAGCTGTGTCCATTGTTCAGATGTCTAGACAAATTGataaaaatgatatatatatttatatatataaaagctagAAGAAATATGACAGACTCATGCTTGATATATATGTGGTTTaaatttttggtttaaaaactgaaaatgacTCACTTCAGGAAAACAGGATAGTCTTTGAAGGCTTCATCACAATCAGGCCAGCGGCATCGTCCATTAACAAACAGAGTGCTTATCATATTTGACTGGATAAGGCTGCATGAGTTGGTAAGTGTATATTAATACAATGTcctatgtacagtaggtgaaactcagttacagtatatattatattatatattcagtAGAGACATGAGTTAAAACTATCCCatctatatttttacttttaccatCTTACTTTTCAAGAAGTCAGCTCCACAAGTGTCAAAATTACAATGAAGCTGAATTCATACAAGGTTTGGGATTTCATATGAGTTGAACAGACTGAACATGCTGTTTTCTGTTTCAGTCTTACCTGTTCATATGAGTGATGGGGGTTGTGTGTTCATCAGTTTGTACTTGACGAGAACTCTGTTCACTGTTTTTTCTGCCATTCTTAACTGCTGACTCACACTTTTTATGTGAGAACTGAGAAAAACTGGTGTGTTCTGGTGAAAGAAAATAGGAGCAGGAGATGAATGCTGAGGAACGTATTCACTTCCAGACCCATTTAACAATGtagtaaaatattataatataattgaaataattgaaatacagtactgcctttttttaattgtgtaataCTCTATACTCAATATGTTGCAGTACAGACCCAAAGGTTGCAGAAAGGTGGAGCAGAGCACAGACGGTCTGTTCTGGGTGGGCTGAGGACTCTGACCCTCTAGTAGGAGTACATGTCTGTGTGCTGTCTTGTACGCACTCTGCACACAtgcaaacagatttttttacagAGTGAATTTTTAATGAACTGATAGCATGGGAGTTGTGTCTTACCATTTATGATGATTAATTGGCGAATGTGAATAATTTCTGATAACATGTTTTTATTGGGAAATATGAGCAAAGTAATATGGAGAagtctaaatttatttttacgCAGGTCTGATCTTTGTCATGAACGGAATTTCACTTTGTAAACTAGAAATTACCTGAGAGCACAAGTTTTCCTCAGAATGTAGAGAAGTGCCACAGTTATTTGACATGTACGTCTCATCCTCCTGCTCCTCTTTTAGATGTGGAGGCACATCCCCATTTTTTACACCCATAGTCATGCCACTCTGATTGTTAAACTGGGACATCCCTACTGGAAAAACTCTGtataagaacaaaacaaaagaaaaagacgtTTTACAGCACTTTGTTCCTCATTTCTATTTTGAATCCAAATAAGGTTTAGACAGGAGGGTGGACAGACCCTGACCCAAATCATTTTGACAAGGTACTGGTGATTATTTCTTTGCCTCACCTGGATACAAAAATCCaccattatgtttttttcatagCTACTTATTAAACACTTAGATACCCtcaaaagaagagaaaaaaggcCAACATTTAAATACACTTTCCTCAACCCAGCCACAACATCTTtgggttttttcccccttccctCATTAACATTAAGAGGGTGAGAAGCAGAGACATGAAAGAAGATTGATAGAGGTAGAGAGTGAGCAAAACTGGGTGTGAAGCTCTCATAGTAGAACTATAACACAAATACTTGATACTATTGAGTGATAAGGCCTTGTAGGTTTTGTTTAGTTTACATACCTTAATTCAGCAAAAAGCACACATGCTTCTATTTTGAATGCATATTAAAGTGATAAACAGCTAACAAAACTTATAAGATAAATAACCagttatatatacataaatgtgcGCTCAGGttgcattttgcaaaaaaacatgcacaagcAGGCCAGGAAGAGGAAATAGGATATGggtaaaaagaaagagaaagtttGCAATCGTTGCGGTTTTTGATGTTATCcttgtgtttaaaaagaaaagaagacttGAGCTGcagttaaatgaataaatataaagttacTGCAGTTGTACGATTTggaacatttatatatatgtataatatctTTGTAATATCAACAACACATGAAATAACCTAAATGCATTACAGTTAGGAACTAGACTCACACTATGCAAGCATCATCAAACTTTGCTTAACATTAAGCATCCATCTTTATAGCTTTACAATCTACCGTATTGCTGCAGTCTATAGCTGTTTTAATACTTTATGATATTGGCTAATGATTACAGAAATTGCTGTAAAGCTTTTTTGACATAACTTCACAGGAATGGAAAATTACTCACTGCCAAAAGCAATTCTTTATTATTCACACCATGGAACGTTTCGTTATCACAAACCACTCTCCCACAAAGttgtttaaaactaaaaaaaaaaaaagaatctatgCTGGAATTAGTTTCTAGAAAACCATAAACTTTTACCACATA
This region of Clarias gariepinus isolate MV-2021 ecotype Netherlands chromosome 9, CGAR_prim_01v2, whole genome shotgun sequence genomic DNA includes:
- the foxp3b gene encoding forkhead box protein P3 — encoded protein: MSQFNNQSGMTMGVKNGDVPPHLKEEQEDETYMSNNCGTSLHSEENLCSQSAYKTAHRHVLLLEGQSPQPTQNRPSVLCSTFLQPLEHTSFSQFSHKKCESAVKNGRKNSEQSSRQVQTDEHTTPITHMNSLIQSNMISTLFVNGRCRWPDCDEAFKDYPVFLKHLNNGHSWGEKTIAQWRVQEERVRQMESQLVEERQTLNAMQLHLRLTEHTRAALGWWSPLALPAPPSEEPDGSVEWATDATGRHKYWHTATPHLLTDFVNSMECYKFVNIRPPYTYAFLIRCSILEAPDKQRALNEIYSWFIQKFFYFRHNTPTWKNAVRHNLSLHKCFVRVDGGKGAVWTVDEKEFQKRKGQRFNRDSFRWMSHFSHPPKVP